AAGCTGATCGAAGATTTTTTCATTCACGTTCTCAGAATTCAGGAAATGCAGAATCAACAAACTGCGAAAAATCAAAAAAAATTACTGCAAACTTTTAAAGAATCCCTAGAATATTGATTCGGATGTCATCCCTAATGGAAAACCTCCACGAGCGGGCGGAGGAACTCCAAGCAATTCTCGACGGTATTACGGAACCCCTCGTATTAATCGATTCTGGGTTCAGAATTCGTCGTGTAAACAGAGCCACATTGGAGTTCTCTGAAGAAACGGATTTCCCATCGGTATTGGGAAGGAAGTGTTATTCTCTCTTATACAATCGTTCCGCCATATGTCCTTTCTGTCCGATGAAAGATCATTATGAAAATGAATCCGATTTCAATCGGGAGTTCGAAGGCAGAAACGGTATCAGTCGCGAAATCTTCCATGTATCAAATAATCAAAAAGAAACGCTGTATCTTGACTTTTTTCCTATCAAGAAAGACGGCAATATAGTTTCGGTCGTTGAGAAAATCAGCAACATAACTCGGATCAAAGAGAAAGAGGAAGAGAATCTCCGGATCCGAAACCTTGCTTCCCTTGGAATTTTTATCTCCGGAGTAGCGCACGAGCTGAATAACCCTCTTACCGGAATGAGTCTAACTCTCCAAAATCTTATGAATAATCTTTCGAGTATGGATCCGGATTTTTTTCGGAAAAGACTCGAAATGATTAAGGAAGATCTGACTAGAGCGGCAATGATCGTAGCGGATATCATCAGTTTTGCCAAACCCGATAAATTGGTGACTACTTCGGCTGATATTTACGAAACCATAATGAAGGCCAAGGATTCGGTCATCTGGGTTTATCCGGTTTTATCGAAGAATATCGAGTGGGAAATACTTTGCGAACCGGGAATTTATTTCCAGTTTAATCCTGTAAAGATAGAAAGACTGTTTATAAATTTATTTAAAAATAGCCTGCAAGCGTACGATTATGGGGAAGGCAAGATACGAGTAGAAGTTCGACGGACCAGAAACATGTTGCATATCTTCGTCGAAGATACTGCCGGCGGAATTCCGGAAAACATGTTGGACAAAATCTTCTCCCCCTTCTTTACTAAGAATAAATCGGGAGTCGGCACTGGTTTGGGATTATCGATCTGCCACTCCATAGTTAGGGAACACAGCGGGGAATTGACCGTTCGCTCCTACGATCGTAAAACTAGGTTTAGAGTTTCCCTTCCCCTAGAACAACCTCGAGGGAACTAGCTTTGTCCAAGCATCGAATCTTAGTCGTCGAAGATATTCATTCCATACGCGAAGCGATCAAGGATATTTTGACTCGCAATTACCAAGTATTCGATGCGGAAAATTACGACGAGGCAGTGAGGATTCTATCTTCGAATCCGGTGGATTTAGTCATCACCGATATACGAATGCCGGGAAAATCAGGATTGGATCTTATCAAAACGATTCAGAAAGATCACCCGCAAGTTTTATACTCCCTGATGACTGCGTACAATATTAATGATTACATAAAATTCGCGTACGAACACGATATCTGGAATATCATTCCTAAGTATTCCTTCCTAGATATTAACCTTATTTCGGTGATGGTCCATAAATTACTGAATAAGGATATATTCGGCGTGGAAAAATACTTCGGTCCCGGATTTTCCTTGATGGACGGTGATTCCGAAGGATTTAGCCTTCCTCCCGAAAACGGAGTCGTATTCAAAAAAATCAGTTCGGATGACGAGCGGAATTATCTTTGCAACCGAATCGCAAAATACCTAATCGAAAAAGGAGCTCCCAACGCGGTTCACCAGATTCTGGAAGAGTTAACTTCGAACGCAATGATTCGGGCCCCGAGAGATTCTAAAGGAAATTCCAAGTATCAGTTCGAATTGCCTTCCCGCGATTTATTGGTTCCGCTGGAGAATATTCAGCTCGCAGATACCGACTATTTTGAAATCGGATACGGGATTGCGGATAATTCTTATATTATCGTAGTTAGGGACCATTTCGGATCCTTGAATAAAAAGGAAATTCTAAAGCGTTTGGATCGCCATATTACCGTTGAGGACTCAAACGGGCTACCCGCCGGGTTAGCCGATTCACACGGCAGGGGTCTTTATATCTGCCGGGAAATTTCCGATCAATTGATTTTCAATATCGCAAAAAATCGGAAAACTGAGATCATCGCTCTGCTTGACAAGCAAACGAATAAAGGATACAAATCGCTTTCCATTTACGAAGCGTAAAAAGATTCAGTTTATCTAAGCTGTTCTTGAAAAAGAACGATCTCTTTCGTTCCTTCCATAAACGCTGCTCCGATTGTTCCTGTCGAAAAAAACCGAAACGGCTTCTCAGAACTAGGAATCCGTTCTTCCCGGAGAGAAACGCCTTTCTCGTTTAGAAAGTACAAAATTCCCTCCGCTTCTCCGGCAAACCAAGTTCCGGAATGGAAAACGGTCTGGTATACCGAATTCATCTTTGTCCTTTTCTTTTCGAAAAGTATCTTTCCGTTTTTTGAATATAAAATCAGTGCGTCGGGAAATCCGGCAAGGACCTCCCCTTCCGGAGAAACTGCGAGATTGATTTTATGAGGAAATACTTTCCCCAAATTCCATTCTTCTTTTTCCCCTCCTCCGTGATCAAAGACGCGAATATAATCCCTATTTCCCTTTAGAAAATGAACGGCAATCCGATCTCCGTTGGAAGAAATCGCCAAACTCTTTGCAAAAACAGGATCTTTATCTCCGATCGTTTTTGAAAACAGCAGATCGCCTTTACCGTCCAGTAGGAAAATCTCTCCTCCCGAAAAGAGAACCGCGCTTTCTCCCTTGGAGAAAGACTTGGGAGAAAAAGCAAGATCGGTAAGAAACCGCCCGTCCATTTTTTTTATCCCCATCGAATTCCCGTTAATGTCGGAAATTAAAACCTGATTATTATCTCCCGATAAAAATAGGATAATATTTCCGTCCGGATGAATTCGCGGATAACTTTTATATTCCTTCGTCCAAAGTAATTCTCCCGCTTCCGAAAAAAGCTCAACAGCCGACCCTATCTTTTTATAGGCAAGAAAACCCTTTGCAGTAGTCGGGTATTCGATTCGATTTGAATCATCGATGGGAGTTTCAGTTCCTTCCGGAATCCTGATATAGCTTGATTTAGTCTTATATCCGTTTAATTTTTTTTCCGGCTCAAAGGAGGTTCTAGGGTCGGGAAACATTCCTAGCTTTCCCTCCTTGCTCCAGGCCCAGGTTCTTTGAATCCCTCGCGCAGTGTCATAGGGATTCCCTAGAAAAAAATAAAAGCCCAAAAAGAAAATTAAAGTTAACCCCGACACCTGTGCAATCATGCGTTCTTCCTTAAGCGATCATAAAGCAGATATAATGCGGTCGTCGCGACTGCATCGCGAAACAAATCCCTTTTGAACGGAAAATAAAGTTCCTTAACCGTCGATCCTTTATCGCGCACATAAATTCCGATAAAGACCGTCCCGACTCTCTTAGTCTCCGTCGCCCCACCCGGTCCGGCAATTCCGGTAATACTGATTGTTAAGTCGGTATTTAAAACTTGTGCAGCTCCTTCCGCCATTTCCTTTGCCGTTTCGGAACTTACCGCTCCGTAGGTTTCTAAGGTTTCTCGTCGAACTCCTAGCTGGGCTTCCTTAACCGAGTTGGCATATGATACGATGGATCCGATAAAATACTCGGAAGATCCCGCGCGATCCGTGAACAACTTAGCCACCAAACCCCCGGTACAACTCTCCGCAGTGCCGACCGTCAGCTTTCTTCCCATTAATAATTTCGGTAAGTCTTCGAAAACGTCTCCAGTACATAGATCGCCGTATCGTTCCTGCGTTGCGGAGATCAGTTGGTCGACGATTTTTCGATCAGAGGATTGATAAGTGACCCGCAAAAAACCTCGCTTTGCTGCCACACCCCAAATTGCTTTTCCTTCTTTTAAAGCAGGAATTCCTTGTATGAATTCCTGCTGAAACGTGGATTCGCTCATTCCCCAGATGAATAGAAAATCTGAATATAATTCTTCAGAACGGAATAGACGAGTGAGGATAGGACTCAGCTCGTTGGAGAACATCGCAGTCATTTCTTTTGGAACGCCGGGCATACATCCGAGATACACGTTCGGGCCTAGTTCCGACCAAAATCCCGGCGCAATTCCGACTGCATTCGGAAGAACCTTGGATTTAGATGGAATCGATACTTGGCGAACGGCAGTTTCTAAAGTTTCTTCAAAGGGTCTTCCCCGTAACCGATAGATAGCTTTTAGTCGGTCCAAAGCCGTGGAATCTTGGACAGGTTGCGAGTCCGTCAGCTGACAAACGACCTCCAAAGTATAATCGTCTTCGGTAGGACCTAGGCCCCCGGTCATTATGATTACGATAGGCCGATCCGAGGAGGCGCCGACCGTAAGAGATTTTAACTCATTACGAATCAGATCCGGAGAATCCGGGAGAACTAGAAATTTTTGGACGATAAATCCGAGACCAAAGAGTTCGTTTGCAATCCAGGATGAGTTTGTATCCTGACTACGACCTGCGGTCAGTTCCGATCCGGTAGAAACGATTACAAAATGCGCAGAATTCATCATAGCTCCTTGTCCAATCTCTCCGGAGCGGAAACGCCCAATAACCCGAGGCCCAAGGATAAAACGGTTTGCGCCGATTTACAAATTCTAGCCAAACCTAGTCTCGTATTCTCGTCCGCGTCTTTCAAACGATTGTTTTTAGCGATATAGAATTGGGTAAAAGCTCTAGCTAAATTTTGAAGATAATTGGTAAGCCTATGCGGTTCCAAACTTTGCGCGGCATCGGCGACTTCCTCGGGAAAACGGGCTGCCCAAAAAAGCAAACGTTTCCGTTCTTCCGTCATCTCCAAATTCCTTAATGCCTCCGAGTCAGAGTCGGTTCCAACTTCTCTAAAAATGGACGAGACTCTAGCATGAGCATACTGCAGATAGAAAACGGGATTCTTGTCCGATTCATCTTTCGCAAGGTCCAAATCAAAATCCAAGGGGGAATCCAAAGATCTCATGACAAAGAAATATCTTGCGACGTCTCTCGCATGTTTTCCGAGGTAGCCGAGCAAATCCTCCATCGTTTGAAATTCTCCGGCTCTCTTGCTCATTTTCATTTTTTGTCCGGCCATCAATAAATTCACTTGTTGTGCGATCACTACTTGGAAATTTTCCTTAGAGAATCCAAGAGCTTGTACCGCCCCGACCAATCTCGCAATATAGCCGTGATGGTCCGGACCCCAAATATCAATGATCCGATCGTAATTTCTTTCTATCTTATTTTTGTGGTATGCGATATCCGCTAATAAATACGTGGGGCGACCGTCGTCCCTGACTACCACTCTATCCTTATCATCTCCGTAATCCGAGGAACGAAAGACCTGCTTACCGTCCTCCTCGAATATCTTACCGGATTTTTTTAAATCCTCTAAGGCATCCAAAACTTTGCCGGATTCGTGCAGACTAGTCTCCGAAAAGAAACGATCAAATTCGACTCCGAATAAATCCAAATCCTTTCTTTGCCAAACAAGATTGGATTCTACGGCCCAGCCGGAACATTTTTCCGCCAACAATCTATATTGCGAAGTCTTTAGGAGGCTTTTTATTTCCTCGCCAGTCTTAATATTCTCAAGCAATCGTTTTGCGATCTCTCTTAAGTATTCTCCGCGATATCCTTCCGACGGAATTACATTTTTCGCAAGTAACTCGTCCAAGGGGGTACCGTCTTCGGTCTCCTGAACGGATGACGGCTCCCCTAATTGCTCCCGAATTCGAACGAGAGTGGATACTCCCAGTAGAAACACTTGGTTTCCGTAATCGTTCACATAAAATTCTTTCTCAACTTTATGCCCGACGGCTTTCAATACGTTTGCCATCGCATCTCCGGTTGCGGCGGCTCTTGCGGAAACGATATTTAAGGGTCCGGTGGGATTTGCGCTTACGAATTCCAAATTTATCTTTTTGGAATGTAGTACTTGCGGAAACGCCTGATCGGCAAGAACCGACGATTCCAAAAATTGAATCAAGTATGAAGGAGAAATTCTAAAATTAACAAAACCGGGAGGAGTATAATCCACCTTTTCGAATAGATCCGTTTTCTTTCCTAAGATTTCGACCAAACTAGCGGCGGACTCCGTCGGCTTACGCCCTAAAAGTTTCGAATTCTCAAGCGCGAACGATGTCGAATAATCCCCGAAGGCTTCCTCTCTAGAATATTCGATTCGGACTTTAAGGTCCTGACGGTTTACGGAAGTCGCTTCGGTCTTACAATAAACGTTTATAGCTTCGTTTAGGACTTTGAGTACGATTTGTTTTATAGTTTCCGTTTCTTTCATTCTTACGGTTTTTGTTTTCCTATTTTTTGGAAGAGGCCCGATCCCAATCAGGGAACAAACGCTTGGACGAAATGATTTCCCAACTTTTATCCAGGGACTTTAATACCACATTCTTTTCCCTAAGGATACATTCAAGATTTACGCAGGTTCTCCCTTCTTCCCGAAGGCCCGGTTTTGGAATGGGATCTTTTTTACCCCACCGAATATCAAGAAGGATAAGAAATAGCAGACCTATAGTATAAATGAGAACGAAACAAGTTTTAAAGACTTTATCCAAGAGCTTCTCCCAGGGATTCGTAAAGCATCGCCTCAGATTTTAATCTTCGGCCAAGCAGAGGTTTGAGCGCCCGGTTACTCAACCTATCCGCTTCCTTGAGGAGTTCAAGGGAAATCTTTTCTTCCTTTAAATCCTTGTACCGGCTACGAAGACAATCGTATATCAATCGGACCAAACCGATCCGATCGGGATGGGGAGTACGACAATCTCCGCAAATGACGTCAAAATGTTCGTCCTCCAAACTGCAGGAGCTCATTTCTCCCAATTCCTTCCCGCAGACCGAACAGGAAATTTCCTTGGAGAGAAATCCCGCAACGTAGAGTAGCTTGAACTTAAAGAAAGGCAAAAAAATCGGACGATAGCCTCCTTCGTCCAGTTCCTTTAACGCGGCATATAGTAATTTGTATTCTTGGGGATGTACGCCGCCTTCCGTTAAAAATGACGACACTAACTCGACTAAGTAAGATACCAAGACCGTTCCCGCGTAGCCTTTCTTTGCATTGTCGAATCGTTCTATAAGACCGATTTCTTTTACATTGTAAGTATCCCGCCCCTGGGTCATATAATAATCCAAAGCGGTTAAGGAACCCGGCTCTACGGCGGCGATAGGACGCGATTTACTCTTTTTTATCCCTTTAACTCGAAAACTTGAAACCTCGCCTTCCTCCGGTAGAAGTCGGAGAAAAGCGTCCCCTTCCGGAAGAATGCGACTTTCCATCACGATTCCCTTAGCCTTTCTTAGGGCTCCAGAATGAGATCCAGACATAGGTCCTCCTTTCGCTTCATCAACTCCTCGTCTTTAGGCCCGCGCTCATGATCATATCCGATCAGATGGAGAAAGCCGTGCACGAGTAAGCGAAAGAATTCGTCCTCTTCGGTATGTCCGATTTCCTTTGCCTGGGTTTTGCAAGTTTCCCAGGAAATTACTATCTCGCCCAGACTCAAAATCGGTCCGAAGATACGTTTGCTTTTATTCGGAGGCAATACCCAAGGTTCTTTATCAAAACTTAATGGAAAAGATAATACGTCCGTCGATTTATCTTTATTTCGACGGATTCGGTTGATCTCCCGAATCGCTTCATCATCGACGAGAAGAATGGAAAGGGAGCATTCCGTTTTGGGAAACGAAAATTCTAAAAGTTTATTTATTCTAGGTAGGAGTTCGTTGCTCGACAGCCATGAAGGAAGTTGGCT
The sequence above is a segment of the Leptospira fainei serovar Hurstbridge str. BUT 6 genome. Coding sequences within it:
- a CDS encoding LIC_12097 family sensor histidine kinase, yielding MSSLMENLHERAEELQAILDGITEPLVLIDSGFRIRRVNRATLEFSEETDFPSVLGRKCYSLLYNRSAICPFCPMKDHYENESDFNREFEGRNGISREIFHVSNNQKETLYLDFFPIKKDGNIVSVVEKISNITRIKEKEEENLRIRNLASLGIFISGVAHELNNPLTGMSLTLQNLMNNLSSMDPDFFRKRLEMIKEDLTRAAMIVADIISFAKPDKLVTTSADIYETIMKAKDSVIWVYPVLSKNIEWEILCEPGIYFQFNPVKIERLFINLFKNSLQAYDYGEGKIRVEVRRTRNMLHIFVEDTAGGIPENMLDKIFSPFFTKNKSGVGTGLGLSICHSIVREHSGELTVRSYDRKTRFRVSLPLEQPRGN
- the ybeY gene encoding rRNA maturation RNase YbeY, coding for MNKLLEFSFPKTECSLSILLVDDEAIREINRIRRNKDKSTDVLSFPLSFDKEPWVLPPNKSKRIFGPILSLGEIVISWETCKTQAKEIGHTEEDEFFRLLVHGFLHLIGYDHERGPKDEELMKRKEDLCLDLILEP
- the argS gene encoding arginine--tRNA ligase, with translation MKETETIKQIVLKVLNEAINVYCKTEATSVNRQDLKVRIEYSREEAFGDYSTSFALENSKLLGRKPTESAASLVEILGKKTDLFEKVDYTPPGFVNFRISPSYLIQFLESSVLADQAFPQVLHSKKINLEFVSANPTGPLNIVSARAAATGDAMANVLKAVGHKVEKEFYVNDYGNQVFLLGVSTLVRIREQLGEPSSVQETEDGTPLDELLAKNVIPSEGYRGEYLREIAKRLLENIKTGEEIKSLLKTSQYRLLAEKCSGWAVESNLVWQRKDLDLFGVEFDRFFSETSLHESGKVLDALEDLKKSGKIFEEDGKQVFRSSDYGDDKDRVVVRDDGRPTYLLADIAYHKNKIERNYDRIIDIWGPDHHGYIARLVGAVQALGFSKENFQVVIAQQVNLLMAGQKMKMSKRAGEFQTMEDLLGYLGKHARDVARYFFVMRSLDSPLDFDLDLAKDESDKNPVFYLQYAHARVSSIFREVGTDSDSEALRNLEMTEERKRLLFWAARFPEEVADAAQSLEPHRLTNYLQNLARAFTQFYIAKNNRLKDADENTRLGLARICKSAQTVLSLGLGLLGVSAPERLDKEL
- a CDS encoding CinA family nicotinamide mononucleotide deamidase-related protein, which codes for MNSAHFVIVSTGSELTAGRSQDTNSSWIANELFGLGFIVQKFLVLPDSPDLIRNELKSLTVGASSDRPIVIIMTGGLGPTEDDYTLEVVCQLTDSQPVQDSTALDRLKAIYRLRGRPFEETLETAVRQVSIPSKSKVLPNAVGIAPGFWSELGPNVYLGCMPGVPKEMTAMFSNELSPILTRLFRSEELYSDFLFIWGMSESTFQQEFIQGIPALKEGKAIWGVAAKRGFLRVTYQSSDRKIVDQLISATQERYGDLCTGDVFEDLPKLLMGRKLTVGTAESCTGGLVAKLFTDRAGSSEYFIGSIVSYANSVKEAQLGVRRETLETYGAVSSETAKEMAEGAAQVLNTDLTISITGIAGPGGATETKRVGTVFIGIYVRDKGSTVKELYFPFKRDLFRDAVATTALYLLYDRLRKNA
- a CDS encoding response regulator transcription factor, with translation MSKHRILVVEDIHSIREAIKDILTRNYQVFDAENYDEAVRILSSNPVDLVITDIRMPGKSGLDLIKTIQKDHPQVLYSLMTAYNINDYIKFAYEHDIWNIIPKYSFLDINLISVMVHKLLNKDIFGVEKYFGPGFSLMDGDSEGFSLPPENGVVFKKISSDDERNYLCNRIAKYLIEKGAPNAVHQILEELTSNAMIRAPRDSKGNSKYQFELPSRDLLVPLENIQLADTDYFEIGYGIADNSYIIVVRDHFGSLNKKEILKRLDRHITVEDSNGLPAGLADSHGRGLYICREISDQLIFNIAKNRKTEIIALLDKQTNKGYKSLSIYEA
- the recO gene encoding DNA repair protein RecO — translated: MSGSHSGALRKAKGIVMESRILPEGDAFLRLLPEEGEVSSFRVKGIKKSKSRPIAAVEPGSLTALDYYMTQGRDTYNVKEIGLIERFDNAKKGYAGTVLVSYLVELVSSFLTEGGVHPQEYKLLYAALKELDEGGYRPIFLPFFKFKLLYVAGFLSKEISCSVCGKELGEMSSCSLEDEHFDVICGDCRTPHPDRIGLVRLIYDCLRSRYKDLKEEKISLELLKEADRLSNRALKPLLGRRLKSEAMLYESLGEALG
- a CDS encoding WD40 repeat domain-containing protein, which gives rise to MIAQVSGLTLIFFLGFYFFLGNPYDTARGIQRTWAWSKEGKLGMFPDPRTSFEPEKKLNGYKTKSSYIRIPEGTETPIDDSNRIEYPTTAKGFLAYKKIGSAVELFSEAGELLWTKEYKSYPRIHPDGNIILFLSGDNNQVLISDINGNSMGIKKMDGRFLTDLAFSPKSFSKGESAVLFSGGEIFLLDGKGDLLFSKTIGDKDPVFAKSLAISSNGDRIAVHFLKGNRDYIRVFDHGGGEKEEWNLGKVFPHKINLAVSPEGEVLAGFPDALILYSKNGKILFEKKRTKMNSVYQTVFHSGTWFAGEAEGILYFLNEKGVSLREERIPSSEKPFRFFSTGTIGAAFMEGTKEIVLFQEQLR